One genomic segment of Cervus canadensis isolate Bull #8, Minnesota chromosome 14, ASM1932006v1, whole genome shotgun sequence includes these proteins:
- the LOC122453393 gene encoding uncharacterized protein LOC122453393 isoform X2 has protein sequence MGQRRAQPEIRRWVEAVANEKVEKCCGQSESWRPRWDNRRWGRGGGVALWVPRWLRLRCGAMGGRCAQSETLTALRLLAVGDGRAFLTQGRFSLDLALRRWESAANKVEDGGSRKATGGGTVDSFEGRVKPGGGRRPWAIGRWTVWSAQGPLTAATRPFTVARWKGVVPSETRWQRCDLRLELVGRRCGHSESGSRR, from the exons A TGGGACAGCGTCGTGCACAACCTGAAATCCGGCGGTGGGTTGAGGCTGTTGCGAACGAGAAGGTGGAAAAGTGTTGCGGGCAAAGTGAAAGCTGGCGTCCGCGCTGGGACAATAGGAGATGGGGCCGAGGGGGCGGTGTTGCGCTGTGGGTGCcgcggtggttaagacttcgctgTGGGGCGATGGGAGGGCGTTGTGCTCAAAGTGAAACTCTGACAGCGCTGAGACTATTGGCTGTGGGCGACGGGAGGGCGTTTCTCACACAAGGCCGTTTCTCACTGGACTTGGCTTTGAGACGTTGGGAGAGCGCTGCGAACAAAGTGGAAGATGGCGGCAGCAGAAAAGCTACTGGCGGTGGGACGGTGGACAGCTTCGAGGGCAGAGTTAAACCCGGCGGGGGGAGGAGACCATGGGCGATCGGACGGTGGACGGTGTGGTCCGCACAGGGGCCCCTGACAGCGGCGACGAGACCATTCACTGTGGCAAGATGGAAAGGCGTTGTACCCAGTGAGACACGATGGCAGCGATGTGACCTTCGGTTAGAGTTAGTGGGACGGCGTTGCGGACACAGTGAAAGCGGGTCTAGGCGATGA
- the LOC122453393 gene encoding uncharacterized protein LOC122453393 isoform X3, producing MGRCEGLEHQGDQGEPFWTRGETAKAKGPWECVADREVSGGQGTNNRGTVWGTSWGTTLLEMRVEVYKKLRTCRRECIQHCSEEISWEPYRLFSELDSEFSESLSRVH from the exons ATGGGAAGATGCGAGGGCCTTGAGCACCAAGGGGACCAGGGGGAGCCTTTTTGGACAAGAGGAGAAACAGCCAAGGCGAAGGGACCCTGGGAGTGCGTTGCAGACAGAGAAGTCAGCGGCGGTCAGGGGACAAATAACCGTGGGACGGTTTGGGGCACTTCCTGGGG GACTACATTGTTGGAAATGAGGGTTGAAGTGTACAAGAAACTAAGGACATGTAGAAG AGAATGCATTCAGCACTGCTCAGAAGAAATATCATGGGAGCCATACAg GTTGTTCTCTGAGCTGGACTCTGAATTCTCAGAATCACTATCAAGGGTGCATTGA
- the LOC122453400 gene encoding interferon beta-2-like: MTYWCLLQMVLLLCFSTTALSMNYSLLRFQQRRSDTVCQKLLRQLPSTPQNCLEVRMDFQVPEEMRQAQQFRKEDAVLVIYEMLQQIFGILTRDFSSTGWSETIVEDLLVELQGQMDHLEPIQKEIMQKKNFTMGDMTVPHLKKYYFNLVEYLKSKDYNSCAWAVVRAEMLRNFSFLKSLTGYLRD; this comes from the coding sequence ATGACCTACTGGTGCCTCCTCCAGATGGTTCTCCTGCTGTGTTTCTCCACCACAGCTCTCTCCATGAACTACAGCTTGCTTCGATTCCAGCAAAGGAGGAGTGACACGGTGTGTCAGAAACTCCTGCGGCAGTTACCTTCAACTCCTCAAAATTGCCTCGAGGTCAGGATGGACTTCCAGGTCCCTGAGGAGATGAGGCAAGCACAGCAGTTCCGGAAGGAAGATGCCGTATTGGTCATCTATGAGATGCTCCAGCAGATCTTCGGTATTCTCAccagagacttctccagcactggCTGGTCTGAGACCATCGTTGAGGACCTCCTTGTGGAACTCCAAGGGCAGATGGATCATCTGGAGCCAATCCAGAAGGAAATCATGCAGAAGAAAAACTTCACTATGGGAGACATGACCGTTCCTCACCTgaagaaatattatttcaacCTCGTGGAGTACCTGAAGTCCAAGGACTACAACAGCTGTGCCTGGGCAGTCGTGAGAGCGGAAATGCTCAGGAACTTTTCTTTCCTCAAGAGCCTAACAGGGTACCTCCGTGACTGA
- the LOC122453393 gene encoding uncharacterized protein LOC122453393 isoform X1 produces the protein MGRCEGLEHQGDQGEPFWTRGETAKAKGPWECVADREVSGGQGTNNRGTVWGTSWGTTLLEMRVEVYKKLRTCRRECIQHCSEEISWEPYRYQYKINNDMVTFLFFIIPSKYGASFGGHSTAKIGLVKCSLGLLWLMSWWAAQLKMEGAASTEPGEFLSLRGPRRRNFKLWTSYVPRSKGINGGKISSRCIRDAFECQSVALYLI, from the exons ATGGGAAGATGCGAGGGCCTTGAGCACCAAGGGGACCAGGGGGAGCCTTTTTGGACAAGAGGAGAAACAGCCAAGGCGAAGGGACCCTGGGAGTGCGTTGCAGACAGAGAAGTCAGCGGCGGTCAGGGGACAAATAACCGTGGGACGGTTTGGGGCACTTCCTGGGG GACTACATTGTTGGAAATGAGGGTTGAAGTGTACAAGAAACTAAGGACATGTAGAAG AGAATGCATTCAGCACTGCTCAGAAGAAATATCATGGGAGCCATACAg AtaccaatataaaattaataatgacaTGGTTACATTCCTCTTTTTCATCATTCCTTCAAAATACGGTGCATCCTTTGGCGGTCATAGTACAGCTAAGATTGGGCTAGTCAAGTGCTCACTTGGCCTCTTGTGGTTGATGTCATGGTGGGCAGCACAGCTCAAGATGGAGGGAGCAGCTTCCACAGAGCCAGGAGAATTCCTGAGTCTGAGGGGACCACGTAGAAGGAACTTCAAATTGTGGACGAGTTATGTTCCAAGATCCAAGGGGATCAATGGTGGGAAAATCAGCTCAAGATGTATTCGGGATGCTTTTGAATGCCAGAGTGTGGCTTTGTACTTAATTTGA